In Fibrobacter sp., the sequence GAACGCCACCTGCACCGACGGAGCCTGGGTAATCGACGTTCCCGAAGCCAAGACTGAAGATGCCGGTGAACCCGCAACTGAAGAAACTACCGAAGAAGCTGGTACCACCGCCGAGGAATAATCGGATTAAAGCCCAACTTATTGGAAAGTCCCGCGGAAATCCGCGGGATTTTTTTAAGCTTTATCGGCACATTTTAAAGGTCGGCGTAACGCACAAGTTTCCGTCCACTGCCCAAGGCCGTCCGCAAGATATCGCGAACCTTCCCTTCCCTGGTCGGGAAATCTACCGGGTGCAGAGCTATTCGCGGGAGTCCGACGGGAATTTTCAAAATAAGCTCGCCAAACTTGAAGGCCGGCTTTATCAGGAAATCCGGGATACCCGCAAAACTAGCCACCGGTGACGCAAGGCGAACACCCCGAGCTGTCGTAAGCGAAAAACGGTCCTCGAAAAGCATGCCCTTTTTACGGACTTGTTTGCACAGAAAATTATTGCTGTACCAGGTCGGCGGAATGAACGCCACCGGTTTTTCTGCATGTTCGCCCAAGAGCCCGTTCCATGCCGCAAGCCCCGCCTGCAAAAGCCTGTCGGATTCATACTCGCTAAGGCCTGCAAATTCCGCTTCGCCACGAGTCAGGTTCATGGCGACAAGTCCCATATAACTGCGACCCTGGCTGAACTCCGCCTTGTGCTTGTAGCCGTGGAGAGCCAGTTCGAAGCCTTCGCTTTTTAGCCGAAGGAGCGTTTCGCGAAAGCCCTGCACCGATTCGTCGGTAGCCTTTTCCGTATCGGGAATGACCAGCACGCTAAAGGGCGCACCAACCAAGTCCTTCAGTTCCTCGAGAACCGGAGTCACTTTTGTGTAGTTCCAGACGCTGAAATCGTGAAAACAGAGAAGAAACTTGCGAGCCATGCTGTGAATATAGCTATTAGTTATGAGTTCCATTACGAGTTACTAGTTCTGAGTTACTAGTTCTGAGTTACTAGTGTCGCAGATTTCAAGGAACTTCTTGATATAAGATAATCTAGTAACTACTAACTAGTAACTAATAACTGCACCGCAGGTGCCCCAATCCAGTAACTAGTAACTAGTAACTAATGACTAAATTGCTATCTTTCACGTTATGATTGAATCTATCATCCTCGGCCTTTTGCAGGGCCTCGCCGAATTCCTCCCCATTTCCAGCTCCGGCCACCTCGTGCTGGGCCACGAACTCCTTGGCATGAACGAGGCGGGCATGTTCTTCGACATCATGCTCCATGCCGGCACGTTGCTTTCTATCTTCGTGGTGTTCCACAAGAAGATTACCGACATCATCGTGGGCTGCATCCGCCGTAATCCGGACCAGTTGCGCGAAGCAGGCTACATCATTCTAGCAAGCATCCCGACAGCGATGATCGGCCTCGGCTTCAAGGACTTGCTGGAAGGCCTTTTCGAGAACCCGCGGGCCGTGTGCGTGGCCGAACTCTTTACGGGCTTGCTCCTGTTTACCTCCCAGTGGGGCCCTACCGGCGCCAAGCATCCGGATAAAGAAGGCGTCAAGATGAACTGGTGGCGCGCGCTCGTGACCGGCGTGGTTCAGGGCATCGCCTGCATTCCGGGCATCAGCCGCAGCGGTTCTACCATCAGCGCCATGATGTTCATGGGCGTGAACCGCAAGTACGCCGGCGAATTCAGCTTCCTCATGAGTATCCCCGCCGTGGGTGGCGCAGCCCTCCTCGACGTCATCAAGTGGGCCAAGTGCCAGAGCGCCGAGAAGGTCGCCCAGATGGCTCTCGAGAACCCGGAAAAGGCAGCCCAGTGCGCCGACGCCGGCAGTTTCACTCCCGAACTTTTGGTAGGCATGTTGGTGTCGTTTATTTTCGGCATTATCGCCCTCAAGTGGCTCATG encodes:
- a CDS encoding polysaccharide deacetylase family protein, which codes for MARKFLLCFHDFSVWNYTKVTPVLEELKDLVGAPFSVLVIPDTEKATDESVQGFRETLLRLKSEGFELALHGYKHKAEFSQGRSYMGLVAMNLTRGEAEFAGLSEYESDRLLQAGLAAWNGLLGEHAEKPVAFIPPTWYSNNFLCKQVRKKGMLFEDRFSLTTARGVRLASPVASFAGIPDFLIKPAFKFGELILKIPVGLPRIALHPVDFPTREGKVRDILRTALGSGRKLVRYADL
- a CDS encoding undecaprenyl-diphosphate phosphatase; the protein is MIESIILGLLQGLAEFLPISSSGHLVLGHELLGMNEAGMFFDIMLHAGTLLSIFVVFHKKITDIIVGCIRRNPDQLREAGYIILASIPTAMIGLGFKDLLEGLFENPRAVCVAELFTGLLLFTSQWGPTGAKHPDKEGVKMNWWRALVTGVVQGIACIPGISRSGSTISAMMFMGVNRKYAGEFSFLMSIPAVGGAALLDVIKWAKCQSAEKVAQMALENPEKAAQCADAGSFTPELLVGMLVSFIFGIIALKWLMTFLQKGKFQHFAWYVWAVGILGLVFI